From Mycolicibacterium cosmeticum, a single genomic window includes:
- a CDS encoding class I SAM-dependent methyltransferase: protein MRSDNDTWDITSSVGSTALFVAAARALEARKPDPLAVDPYAALFCRAVGGRWADLVDGKDTDSKLTTADFGTHFVAFQAARTRYFDDYFTRATAAGVRQVVMLAAGLDSRAYRLSWADGTVVFELDQPQVLEFKGEVLDAHGARPGAHRVEVPIDLRDDWPAALRDAGFDPGAPAAFIAEGLLIYLPGTAQGELFRGVDALAAPGSYAGIEEGDPMPAAAYEAAKQAEAADTDGDGAFFQLIYNEQIAKAADWFAGHGWTAEATPLADQISGLGRPLPAPGSQSSMMVNSNTLVTAIKT from the coding sequence ATGCGCAGCGACAACGACACCTGGGACATCACCTCCAGCGTCGGTTCGACGGCTTTGTTCGTCGCGGCCGCCCGAGCGTTGGAGGCTCGCAAACCCGATCCGCTGGCCGTCGATCCGTACGCGGCCCTGTTCTGTCGGGCCGTCGGCGGGCGGTGGGCCGACCTGGTCGACGGTAAGGACACCGACAGCAAGCTCACAACCGCCGACTTCGGCACCCACTTCGTCGCGTTCCAAGCCGCGCGCACAAGGTATTTCGACGACTACTTCACGCGGGCCACCGCTGCCGGCGTGCGGCAGGTGGTCATGCTGGCGGCCGGTCTGGATTCTCGTGCCTACCGGCTGTCCTGGGCCGACGGCACCGTCGTCTTCGAACTGGACCAACCGCAGGTGCTGGAGTTCAAGGGTGAGGTGCTGGACGCGCACGGCGCCCGGCCGGGCGCACACCGTGTCGAGGTGCCCATCGATCTACGCGATGATTGGCCGGCAGCGTTGCGGGATGCCGGTTTCGACCCAGGCGCACCCGCGGCGTTCATCGCCGAAGGGTTGCTCATCTACTTGCCGGGCACCGCGCAGGGCGAACTCTTCCGCGGTGTCGATGCCCTGGCCGCCCCGGGCAGTTATGCCGGCATCGAAGAGGGTGACCCGATGCCGGCGGCCGCCTACGAGGCGGCCAAGCAGGCCGAAGCGGCGGATACCGACGGTGACGGCGCGTTCTTCCAGCTGATCTACAACGAGCAGATCGCAAAGGCCGCCGATTGGTTCGCCGGCCACGGGTGGACCGCCGAAGCGACGCCACTGGCCGATCAGATCAGCGGTCTCGGTCGCCCGCTGCCGGCACCAGGCTCGCAATCATCGATGATGGTGAACTCGAATACGCTGGTCACGGCGATCAAGACGTAG